TTCACCTACGCAACTTGCAAAAAGGCACCGGAAATATCCGGCGCCTTTTCATTTGAAATTTAAAAAGTAATTACTTAAGCAGAATCTTCTGTGCAAGATTCACGGAGCCTGCAATGCGCACCATGTACACGCCCGCATCGAGGCGGGAAAGGTCCATGGCAGACGCGGCAGAACCTTTCAGCATAACTTGTCCCTGGAGGTTCGTGATTTCCACGCGGGAATCACCACGGATACCACTGAAGGAAAGCGTACGGTCCGTAAGGATTGCCTTGGCGGAATTTGCCCTAGCAACACTGGAGAACCCCGCAGAGATCACTGAACATTCGTCCTTCCAACCGAGCTCCTTCAGGATGAAGGTTCCCGAGACATCTTCGGCACGACTATTTTTCAGGCGAATCTTCAAGCCGACGGACTTTTCCGTAGCGACAGAAATCGGTTTCTTGTTTTCATCCCAGCCGTCCTGCTTGAAGTCGGACCAGGCAAAATCAAGGGTAGTCGGTCCCGGGGTCGTAGGGAGTTCTGCATACCAGGAGTCATAACCATTGGTCTCTTCGTCCCAGGAAAGTTCCATCTGGAGCGGTATCACGGAACCAACGGCAGTGCCGGAACCGATCCACTGGTAACTAATACAATAACCGGGATTGCTGGAAATGTCCATCGCAGATTTGTCTTTTAACCAGTCAAAACCAAGACCGGCAATTGCCGGAGCAGCAGCGGTTCCGCCCGCAGCGGACATAGTTACGACAAGACCGCCATCCTTAACAAGGTTTCCGTTGGGGATGATGTCGCCATCTTCATCGGCCATAATCAACTTGTAGGTACCGTCATCGTTTTTCGTAATGGGTTCAAACGACACCTTCTGACCATTTTCGGTATCGCCGGCATAGGCGTACCACCAGCCTCCTATATTCGGATCTACACACGCTGTCGAACCGTCTTCATTTTCCCAAGCACACGGGAGTGTTTGGGGAATTTGAACTTGGTAAGCGTCGACATACATATTCCAGAGACTGCCCGCAGCCATGGCGAAACCCGCTGCAG
The window above is part of the Fibrobacter sp. UWH4 genome. Proteins encoded here:
- a CDS encoding T9SS type A sorting domain-containing protein; translated protein: MKQTKFILPAVVLSAAGFAMAAGSLWNMYVDAYQVQIPQTLPCAWENEDGSTACVDPNIGGWWYAYAGDTENGQKVSFEPITKNDDGTYKLIMADEDGDIIPNGNLVKDGGLVVTMSAAGGTAAAPAIAGLGFDWLKDKSAMDISSNPGYCISYQWIGSGTAVGSVIPLQMELSWDEETNGYDSWYAELPTTPGPTTLDFAWSDFKQDGWDENKKPISVATEKSVGLKIRLKNSRAEDVSGTFILKELGWKDECSVISAGFSSVARANSAKAILTDRTLSFSGIRGDSRVEITNLQGQVMLKGSAASAMDLSRLDAGVYMVRIAGSVNLAQKILLK